A segment of the Sphingopyxis sp. OAS728 genome:
CGCCGAGGTCGTTGACGACCACCTTTGCCCCGCGCCGCGCGAGTTCGAGCGCATAGGCGCGGCCAAGGCCGCCGCCGGCGCCGGTAACAATAGCCACGCGGCCGTCAAATTTGATCGTCATGATGGTCTCCCGGAAAGGGCGTGCCTCAAGAAAGGTTGCCCGAAAAAACTGGAACGTCCTTAGCCGTTCGCGCTTGGCAGGCAAGGGGGTGAAAAAATGACGGCTGAAACAAAAATGTCACGCAAATGACGTGCATATGTCATGCAAGCGTCATAGCAGCGCCTCGAGCTTGTCACCTTTCGCAACGGAGCAAATCCCTCATGCGTCATGCCCTCACCGCCGCGTTGCTGGCGACGTCGATGTTCAGCCTGCCGACCGCAGCGCACGCGCAGGCAATGACCGCTGAAGAGGCTGCGCAGCTTCGTGCCGAACTCGCGGCGCTGAAGGCGCAGGTCCGGACACTCGAAACGCGGCTCGACGCCGCGACCGCGCAGCCGACCCCTGCGCCGGCTCCGGTCCCGACACCGTCGCCGTCACCGTCGGTGACCGCCAAGCCCGCGACCGAGATTAGCTGGAAGGGGGCGCCCGAGATCAAGACCGCCGACGGCTGGAGCTTCAAGCCGCGCGGGCGGATGCAGTTCGACGTCGCGGGCATCGATGCGCCCGCAGGCGTTCTGGGAACGCGTGGCGGTTTGACGACCGAAATACGCCGGGTGTTCCTGGGATTCGACGGCAAGATTCCGGGAGGCTTTTCATACCGCGCCGAAGCCGATTTCGCTGGCGGCTCGGCCGAACTGACCGACGTCTATCTTACCTATGGCTCGGGGCCGCTATCCGTCACGGTCGGGCACGTCCGACACTTTACGTCGCTCGAAGATGTGACGAGCGACTTGTTCACGAGCTTTACCGAGCGTGCAGCCTTTGTGCCGGCCTTCGGTTTCGAACGCCGCGTCGGCATCGGGGGCCAATATAAGGGAAAGCAGCTTCTCGCGCAGGCGGGCGTCTTTGGTGACGATGCCAACAGTCTTTTGGACGACAAGAACAACAGCATGAGCGTCGACGGGCGGGTGATTTGGATGCCCAAATTCGGCAGAACCCAGCTGCATCTCGGCGGATCCGTCCATTTTCGCGATTTCAATGACCTGTCGACGACCGCGCGCTATCGCGCTCGACCCTTTATCCACACGACCGACGTGCGTCTGGTCGATACCGGTGACATCAGCGCCACCGGCGAGCACGGTTTTGGGCTGGAGGGGGCGTTGATGTCGGGGCCGTTCCATGCATCGGGCGAAGCCTTCTGGCAGAGGATGAAGCGCCCCGGCCTGGCCGACCCGACCTTCTTCGGCGGCTATGCGGAAGTCGGCATGTTGCTGACCCCCGGGGATAGTCGCAGTTACAGGGATGGTGCGTTCGACCGGCTAAGGCCGTCGAAACCGATCACCGACGGTGGGATCGGGGCGGTAGAGATCAACGCGCGCTACGACCATCTCGATCTCAACGACGCCGGAATCGTTGGCGGTAAGCAAAAGACGGCGCTGATCGGTCTCGTCTGGGCGCCGATCGATTATATCCGTATCATCGCCAATTACGGCAAGTTGTGGATCGACGATGCGCGCATCCCGACCCTCACGGGCGACCGCAGCTATACGGCCGATACCTTCGGGCTTCGGACGCAGATGGATTTCTGATTTATCGGAACCCCCGCATTGGGGTGGGAAGCGGTCGTTTGAGTAGTGCTCGAATGTCCCCTCCCGCCTGCGGGAGGGGCAGCGAGGCTTGCCAGCTTGCTGGCTAGCCGCAGCGGGGTGGGCCATCGCTACGTTGCTGCCCACCCCCGACCCGCCCGCAAGCGGGAGGGGAGATTACGGCAGCTTACGCTCGCTGGCCGACTTCTAAATCAGACGCTCTTGCCCGCGTCCAGCGCATAACCCGCCGACCGCACGGTGCGGATGATATCGCTCGTCCCCGGCAGGTTGATCGCCTTGCGCAGGCGCCGGATATGGACGTCGACCGTGCGCAGTTCGATGTCGCTGTCCTGGCCCCACACGCTGTCGAGCAATTGCCCGCGCGAGAAGACGCGGCCCGGATGCTCCATGAAGTGGCGGAGCAGGCGGAACTCGGTCGGACCCATTGCGACGATCTGGCTGTTGCGCACGACCTTGTGCGCGACCGAATCCAGCTCGATGTCGGCATAGGTCAGCATTTCGCCCGCAAGCGCGGGGCGCAGACGGCGGAGCACCGCCGACACGCGCGCGACCAGCTCGCGCGGGCTGAACGGCTTGGTGACATAGTCGTCGGCGCCGGTCTCGAGCCCGCGGATGCGATCCTCTTCCTCGCCGCGCGCGGTGAGCATGATGATCGGGACATTGGCCGATTTGGGGTTGCGGCGCAGGCGCCGGCACACTTCGATGCCGGGCAGGCTCTCGATCATCCAGTCGAGCAGGACGATGTCGGGCACGCGTTCCTCGACGAGGACGAGCGCTTGCTCGCCATCGGGGGTCTGGCGGACCGAAAAGCCCTCGCGCGCGAAGTGCCAGACGATGAGCTCGGCGATCGCCTCGTCATCTTCGATCAGCAACAGGTCGGGCTGCGGCATCAGCCTTGCTCCTGTTCCGCGGCGCCGTCTTCGGGCTGTTCGCCGCGTTCGCGTTCCTCCATCCGTTCACCGGTCACGACATAATAGACCATCTCGGCGATGTTGGTTGCGTGGTCGCCCATGCGTTCGAGGTTCTTGGCGACGAACAGCAGGTGCGCGCTCTCGGTGATATGCTTCGGATTTTCCATCATGAAGGTCACGAGGGTGCGGAAGATGCTGTTGTAGAAATCGTCGACATTCTTGTCGCGCACCGTGACGCGGACCGCGAGGTCGGCGTCGCGTGCGGCAAAGCTGTCGAGCGCGTCGTGGATCAGTTCCGCGACCGCCGAGGACATCGACATCAACACCGGGATCGCCTCGATCTGGCGCGTCTGGTCCATCAGCGCGACGCGCTTGGCGATATTCTTCGCATAGTCGCCGATGCGTTCGACGACCGAAACGATTTTCAGCGCCGCGATCATCTCGCGAAGGTCGTCGGCCATCGGTGCCCTGAGAGCAATCGTCTGCACCGCGAGCTGTTCGACTTCGGCCTCGAGCGCGTCGATCTTCTTGTCGTCGCGCACGACTTGCGCCGCGAGGTCGAGGTCGCCGCTGTTGAGCGCGCTCATCGCCTGGAGCAGCGCCTGTTCGGCACGGCCGCCCATCTCGCTGATCAGGCCGCGGAGGCGGTTCAGATCCTCGTCGAAAGCCTTGACCGTATGATCGTTCGTAACTGCCATTGCTTCGTCCTTCTTCGGCCGGGGCTTAACCGTAACGGCCGGTGATATAATCCTTGGTCCGTTCCTGCTTCGGGTTGGTGAAGATGTCGGTCGTCTTCCCATATTCGACCAACGTCCCGAGGTGGAAAAAGGCGGTGCGCTGCGACACGCGGGCCGCCTGCTGCATATTGTGCGTGACGATCACGATCGCATATTTGCCGCGCAGTTCGTGGATCAGTTCCTCGATCTTCGCGGTCGCGATCGGGTCGAGCGCCGAGCAGGGCTCGTCCATCAGGATGACTTCGGGATCGACCGCGATCGCGCGCGCGATACACAGCCGCTGTTGCTGGCCGCCCGACAGCGCGGTGCCGCTTTCGCCGAGGCGATCCTTGACCTCGTCCCACAGGCCAGCGCGCACCAGCGCGCGTTCGACGATGACGTCGAGGTCGGCCTTCGACGGCGCGAGGCCGTGGATGCGCGGGCCATAGCCGACATTGTCATAGATCGACTTGGGGAAGGGGTTCGGTTTCTGGAACACCATCCCGACGCGCGCGCGGAGCTGCACGACGTCCATCGACGGCGCATAGATATCCTCGCCATCGAGCTCGATCTTGCCGGTGACACGCGCGCTGGCGACCGTGTCGTTCATGCGGTTCAGCGAGCGCAGGAAGGTCGACTTGCCGCAGCCCGACGGGCCGATGAAGGCGGTCACGAGGTCGGTGCCGACGTCGATCGACACGTCGTTGATCGCCTGTTTCTCGCCATAGAAGACGTTGACGCCATGCGCCTTCATCTTGGGGTCGATAATGGTCAAATCGTCTTGGGTCATGATCACCAGCGTTTTTCGAATTTGTTGCGAAGATAGATCGCAAAGGCGTTCATCGACAGCAGCACGATAAGCAGCACGATGATCGCGGCGGAGGTTTTCTCGACAAAGCCCCGGTCGACTTCGTCCGACCAGAGGAAGATCTGCATCGGCAGCACCGTCGAGGGCGAGCAGATGCCCCCCGGCACGTCGCCGATGAAGGCGCGCATGCCGACGAGGAGCAGCGGCGCGGTCTCGCCCAGCGCGCGCGCCATGCCGATGATCGTGCCGGTCAGGATGCCGGGCAGGGCGAGCGGCAGGACGTGATGGAACACCACCTGCACCGGGCTCGCGCCCACACCCAAAGCGGCATCGCGGATCGACGGCGGCACCGACTTGATCGCGTTGCGGCTGGCGATCACGATCACCGGCATCGTCATCAGCGCCAGCGTCAGCCCGCCGACGAGCGGGCTAGCCTGGCACAGGCCGAACCAGTTGATGAACACGGCGAGCGCGAGCAGGCCGAAGATGATCGACGGCACCGCGGCCAGATTGTTGATCGACACTTCGATCAGGTCGGTCCAGCGGTTCTTCGGCGCATATTCCTCGAGATAGAGCGCCGCGAGCACACCGGTGGGGAAGGCGATGAGGAAGGCGATGAAGATCGTCAGCACCGATCCCTTGAGCGCGCCCCAGATGCCCGCGACCGCCGGATCGGTGGCGTCGGCATTCTTGAAGAAGGGCCAATGGATGCCTGTCGACAGCTTGCCCTGCTTCTCCAGCGCATCGACCTTTGCGCCGAGCGCGCCCTTCGCGCCTTCCTTGGCGGCAATGTCGACTTCGGACGAGGCGGGCAGTTCGAACACCGTCTTGGCCGTAAGCAATTCGGGGTCGGCCTTGATCGCGCTGCGCACTTCCTTCCACGCATTTTCGGAAATCAGCTTCGATCCGTCTGTCCCCAGCGCCTCGTCGGCGGCAAAGGCGACGATGTCGGAGAGGCCGGCGTTCGCGATCACCTGATCGGCGTCGGCATCGGCGAGGCGCGCCTTGTCGATCGTCAGCGGCATCGCCTTGAAATCGACCGGCACCGCGACATGCGTATACATGAAGCCGCGCGCGCCGTTGCCGACCATCACGAAGAGCAGGAAAGCGAGGAACGCTCCCGAGAGCAGCACCGCGCCCAGCCCGAGCAGCTTGAAGCGGCGCTCGGCGGCGTAGCGGCCCGCGATGCGCTTCTGCATCACGGCGCCTTTCCAGTCGGTGGGGGCGGTTTCCCTATTCATAAGCTTCACGATACTTTTTGACGATGCGCAGCGCGACGATGTTGAGCAGCAGCGTAACGATGAAGAGGACGAGGCCGAGCGCGAAGGCGGCGAGCGTTTTCGCGCTGTCGAACTCCTGGTCGCCGGTGAGCAATTTCACGATCTGCGCCGTCACCGTGGTGACGCTGGCGAAGGGGTTGGCGGTCATGTTCGCCGACAGGCCCGCCGCCATCACCACGATCATGGTTTCCCCGATCGCGCGGCTGACCGCGAGCAAGATGCCGCCCATCACGCCCGGAAGCGCGGCGGGGATCAGCACCTGGCGGATCGTCTCGTTCGGCGTCGCGCCCAATGCCAGCGATCCGTCGCGCATCGCCTGCGGCACCGCGTTGATGCTGTCGTCGGCCATCGAGGAGACGAAGGGGATGATCATCACGCCCATCACGATACCCGCGGCGAGCGCGCTTTCGGTCGAGGCATTTGGAATGCCGAGCATCACCGCGAACTCGCGCAAAGCGGGCGCAACGGTCAGCGCGGCGAAATAGCCGTAGACGACCGTTGGCACGCCCGCGAGGATCTCGAGCAAAGGCTTCACCCATTTGCGCACCGTCGGCGCGGCATATTGGGTGAGATAGACTGCGGTCATCATCCCGATCGGGATCGCGACGATCATCGCGATGATCGCACCGATCAAAATCGTGCCCCAGAAGAGCGGAATGCCGCCGAAGGTGTCGGGCTGCGGCGCGCCGCTCGTCGGCGCCCATTCGGTGCCGAACAAGAGTTCGGTCGGCGAGACGAGCCGGAAG
Coding sequences within it:
- a CDS encoding OprO/OprP family phosphate-selective porin, with product MRHALTAALLATSMFSLPTAAHAQAMTAEEAAQLRAELAALKAQVRTLETRLDAATAQPTPAPAPVPTPSPSPSVTAKPATEISWKGAPEIKTADGWSFKPRGRMQFDVAGIDAPAGVLGTRGGLTTEIRRVFLGFDGKIPGGFSYRAEADFAGGSAELTDVYLTYGSGPLSVTVGHVRHFTSLEDVTSDLFTSFTERAAFVPAFGFERRVGIGGQYKGKQLLAQAGVFGDDANSLLDDKNNSMSVDGRVIWMPKFGRTQLHLGGSVHFRDFNDLSTTARYRARPFIHTTDVRLVDTGDISATGEHGFGLEGALMSGPFHASGEAFWQRMKRPGLADPTFFGGYAEVGMLLTPGDSRSYRDGAFDRLRPSKPITDGGIGAVEINARYDHLDLNDAGIVGGKQKTALIGLVWAPIDYIRIIANYGKLWIDDARIPTLTGDRSYTADTFGLRTQMDF
- the phoB gene encoding phosphate regulon transcriptional regulator PhoB codes for the protein MPQPDLLLIEDDEAIAELIVWHFAREGFSVRQTPDGEQALVLVEERVPDIVLLDWMIESLPGIEVCRRLRRNPKSANVPIIMLTARGEEEDRIRGLETGADDYVTKPFSPRELVARVSAVLRRLRPALAGEMLTYADIELDSVAHKVVRNSQIVAMGPTEFRLLRHFMEHPGRVFSRGQLLDSVWGQDSDIELRTVDVHIRRLRKAINLPGTSDIIRTVRSAGYALDAGKSV
- the phoU gene encoding phosphate signaling complex protein PhoU gives rise to the protein MAVTNDHTVKAFDEDLNRLRGLISEMGGRAEQALLQAMSALNSGDLDLAAQVVRDDKKIDALEAEVEQLAVQTIALRAPMADDLREMIAALKIVSVVERIGDYAKNIAKRVALMDQTRQIEAIPVLMSMSSAVAELIHDALDSFAARDADLAVRVTVRDKNVDDFYNSIFRTLVTFMMENPKHITESAHLLFVAKNLERMGDHATNIAEMVYYVVTGERMEERERGEQPEDGAAEQEQG
- the pstB gene encoding phosphate ABC transporter ATP-binding protein PstB: MTQDDLTIIDPKMKAHGVNVFYGEKQAINDVSIDVGTDLVTAFIGPSGCGKSTFLRSLNRMNDTVASARVTGKIELDGEDIYAPSMDVVQLRARVGMVFQKPNPFPKSIYDNVGYGPRIHGLAPSKADLDVIVERALVRAGLWDEVKDRLGESGTALSGGQQQRLCIARAIAVDPEVILMDEPCSALDPIATAKIEELIHELRGKYAIVIVTHNMQQAARVSQRTAFFHLGTLVEYGKTTDIFTNPKQERTKDYITGRYG
- the pstA gene encoding phosphate ABC transporter permease PstA gives rise to the protein MNRETAPTDWKGAVMQKRIAGRYAAERRFKLLGLGAVLLSGAFLAFLLFVMVGNGARGFMYTHVAVPVDFKAMPLTIDKARLADADADQVIANAGLSDIVAFAADEALGTDGSKLISENAWKEVRSAIKADPELLTAKTVFELPASSEVDIAAKEGAKGALGAKVDALEKQGKLSTGIHWPFFKNADATDPAVAGIWGALKGSVLTIFIAFLIAFPTGVLAALYLEEYAPKNRWTDLIEVSINNLAAVPSIIFGLLALAVFINWFGLCQASPLVGGLTLALMTMPVIVIASRNAIKSVPPSIRDAALGVGASPVQVVFHHVLPLALPGILTGTIIGMARALGETAPLLLVGMRAFIGDVPGGICSPSTVLPMQIFLWSDEVDRGFVEKTSAAIIVLLIVLLSMNAFAIYLRNKFEKRW
- the pstC gene encoding phosphate ABC transporter permease subunit PstC, producing the protein MTFNAAALLLLIAGLALIGWLAGRARSNLLAGRAGEKLHSRPQYHGWYVALWLFAPAALFLAVWSSVSPALITNQVLTTEAAQNLPSFGFERGAILSDARAVAQGSQAAVRLPAAAPLVKPYADASQKYAWIGIAAMLALALAGGLYAFTRIKPDFRARSRVEKIVMLFLLLASLVAILTTFGIVLSLLFESIRFFRLVSPTELLFGTEWAPTSGAPQPDTFGGIPLFWGTILIGAIIAMIVAIPIGMMTAVYLTQYAAPTVRKWVKPLLEILAGVPTVVYGYFAALTVAPALREFAVMLGIPNASTESALAAGIVMGVMIIPFVSSMADDSINAVPQAMRDGSLALGATPNETIRQVLIPAALPGVMGGILLAVSRAIGETMIVVMAAGLSANMTANPFASVTTVTAQIVKLLTGDQEFDSAKTLAAFALGLVLFIVTLLLNIVALRIVKKYREAYE